Proteins encoded by one window of Candidatus Zixiibacteriota bacterium:
- a CDS encoding lmo0937 family membrane protein — protein sequence MLWTLFVILLILWALGLVTGFTMGGFIHVLLVVAIVAVLIRVIQGRRPL from the coding sequence ATGCTTTGGACACTATTTGTAATTCTACTGATCCTTTGGGCACTGGGATTAGTTACCGGGTTCACCATGGGCGGTTTTATACACGTCCTCTTGGTTGTCGCAATTGTAGCCGTATTGATACGGGTAATCCAGGGACGCCGACCGCTTTAA
- a CDS encoding YtxH domain-containing protein — MPYNDPSNSGSSWGTFLLGAAIGAEVAFLYAPRPGSEVRQMIVDKSKQVKGMAEEGIQSVKNFGKNRMSDYTSQTDEGRNV, encoded by the coding sequence ATGCCATATAACGATCCTTCAAACAGTGGAAGCTCATGGGGCACATTTCTCCTTGGTGCCGCAATCGGAGCGGAAGTAGCTTTTCTGTATGCGCCCCGTCCGGGTTCCGAAGTCCGTCAGATGATTGTGGACAAAAGCAAGCAGGTAAAAGGAATGGCTGAGGAAGGCATCCAGAGCGTAAAGAATTTTGGCAAAAATAGAATGTCAGATTACACCTCTCAAACAGACGAGGGACGCAATGTATAA
- a CDS encoding YtxH domain-containing protein has product MYNTDLQYALHRDISSGPSIGWGQFLIGALIGAGIALLYAPKSGREMREQLVTKGKDITSKVDQGLEKAGSFIRDKKSQLGSQKNQGRYV; this is encoded by the coding sequence ATGTATAACACAGATTTACAATACGCATTACACCGCGATATTAGTTCCGGGCCGAGTATCGGCTGGGGACAATTCCTTATCGGCGCGCTAATTGGCGCCGGTATTGCGCTTCTTTACGCTCCGAAAAGTGGGCGCGAGATGCGCGAGCAACTTGTCACCAAAGGCAAGGATATAACAAGCAAAGTGGATCAAGGGCTTGAAAAGGCCGGTTCATTTATTCGTGACAAAAAATCACAATTAGGAAGCCAGAAGAACCAAGGGCGATATGTTTAA
- a CDS encoding CsbD family protein: protein MADYHFKGNWNEIKGKLKQQYADLTDDDLMFVEGKEDELLGRLQKKTGKTKDEIYHVIQGM from the coding sequence ATGGCAGATTATCATTTCAAAGGAAACTGGAACGAGATAAAGGGGAAACTGAAACAGCAATACGCTGATCTTACCGATGACGACCTTATGTTCGTCGAAGGTAAGGAAGATGAATTGCTTGGCCGACTTCAAAAGAAGACCGGTAAGACCAAAGACGAAATCTACCACGTAATTCAGGGCATGTAA
- a CDS encoding YtxH domain-containing protein produces the protein MSSLTLGALLGAGLGLLFAPKSGRELRGTLTEKMGSIKDKISQGLSKAEKFGHNNSAEFAGSDTL, from the coding sequence ATGAGTAGTTTAACCTTGGGCGCATTACTGGGAGCGGGCCTCGGCCTTCTCTTCGCGCCAAAATCGGGCCGCGAACTGCGCGGTACTCTCACTGAAAAAATGGGAAGCATCAAAGATAAAATTTCGCAGGGTCTAAGTAAAGCTGAAAAATTCGGCCACAATAACTCGGCTGAATTCGCGGGTAGCGATACTCTGTAG